The window gaaaaaatcacatAGACAGGTCGAAGGATCGGTGCCAGAATTTGAAGCTCCGAGACGCAGGAAGTGGCGGTCTCACCGCCCCCAGAGAAGGGCCAAACCTCCCGGTGGCCATTTTGCTCACGTAGCTGAAGAAGGTGGAAATCACTCCTGAGAACACACATTAAACCatcagattaaaaaatgacgatGGATATAAATATAAAGATAAATTAAGTTGAGGACTATGGGcattagagatttttttttaaataaaaaaagaattttgactttgttttttagtttcaaaatgatttatcaaataagactttttgaaaataaatagcaTAAATATCGCCACAGCGCCCCCTTTCTCTGTGTGGTCGAGCGGTGTAAGTGCATGTTAAAATGatggaatttttaaaatattatcgttgacaaaaatcatttcatgataattatcgttatcgttttatcgcccagttCTAATATGAACTGACAATGGGTGTGTtgggtgttgttgttgtttttggtgtgtttggtgttgttattgttatttttttgttttgtttaccagCCGACAAGTAGACCGCCACAAACTGCTCCCGTCCCAGCATGGAGACGGCGCTAGTAGAGAAGCTCCACAGGACGTACATGTTGGCGGCCATGTGGAAGAAGGACACGTGACTGAAGGTGGACAGGATCATGGGCGCGCACAACGTCTCTGCGGACAAACACACGTGTCATGTCAAAACAAAGATGGCGCTTCTTGGTCTTCCAAAGTGCCAATAATGATGTTGGTCTGACTGGAGGCGGGGTCTGCGGTGAAGTACTTGAACATAGCGCGCTGCAGTCGCGGGACTCGCCAGCAGCAGAACACCACCGCGTTGACGGCCAAGATGGCTGCGGGTGGGACAAACGTAGCGGAAATCAAAAAGTGGAACGAGAGGATGACCGGGCGACCGCTCTGCTTACCGGTGACTGTCCTCTGTCCTTCGCTTAAAGTGTTCCACCAGTGGTTGACCTGGGTCAAGCAGAAATGAAATCGCTATTGATTATTAAAACTACATTGAcgcctttattttttaatgacgaCAAATTATTTCTGACCtccgtgacctttgacccctaTTACACCAAAATGTAAGCAACACATCTGTTTCATATTACATAGTATATACTGCAAATCTAATTATAATCCCTTTATTCGTTTCTGGGATGTTGCAAAATAATTTCTTGACCTCTGTGAACTTTGACCTTTATGACGAATAAGTCGTCCATAAGATTGCGACTAAAAGGATTGCACAAAATCGAACAAAATTGATCCGAGCGCGTTCCAGGGCACGAACCGATGGATGAACTCACCTCCTTACGGACATCTCCTCGCTTCTGCGGCCGCACTCTCTCCAGCCAATCGGCTCGCAGCTCGTCGAAGTAGCTCTGCACGCGAGACTTGAGCGACTCGTACTGCCAGATAGCCGCTGAGCCAAAGGAGCAGCCTGTAAACTGACGGGAAGTCAGCAAACTACAACTTTTACTACCTGTATACTtagcatttttgaataaaatagcGCCTCCTACCCCCACAGTGAAAAGCAGCGGACGCACCAGGCGTCCAAAGGCTCGTGGCGAGCCGGACGACGGAGGCGGTGACGTCCGCCGGTGGGACGCCACCTCTGATGAGTCCAAGTGTACGAGTTCATCCTCAACTTTTTTGCTTTCTGGCTTCCTGGCAACCTTCCGGAAGCCGGAACGCTGCTGCAAGCTTTGTGTCCACCTGCTGCAGAAATGGAGAAAACATCAATGCTAATGGCGTCATTACTTTTTTAGCGTGTGAATTGAGTTAGAATAAACTTGACCTGTTGTTTAGTCAATGCTCACATCTGGTtcacattaaaaacacattaaagacGGGAAAAAACCctgacaaatgaattatttgaacaataatGTCAATTTTCTAAACCCTATTTATAAATACTATTTCGTCTAGATAGGTAAAcattacaatttgaaatgagaaaatagCTTCTCAGACGAATAAACAACTTCCAGCATCCAGAGAAGTAGTCAAAATGGCGAAATATGAACAATTAGGTATTTATAATGCTTTCCTTAGCATTGGCACCATTAATAAACCATGGAGAAATGTCAAAGTAACTTTTAAAACACGGCTAGCTCTCAATGAAGGTATCCTTAGCTGGCCAGCTAGCACAATTTGACTCCACTCTTCTACGAGGTTAACAACAGCAAGCGAAGGCCAGCCTGTCGGATAGCCGACCTGGGCTCCTTTTCTTCGGCTTCGTCTCTTACCTGCCTCCCCTCGCGACCCGGAGAACGTCCGCCCCGGTCCGACTGAACAGGACGGCGTAATTTCCCCACGCCGCCATGTTGGAGAGACTGTTCATTTCCGGGCCAGGGATGAAGATGGAAGGAGGTGGTTTGCATGAAAAACTACAGCGACATCTATAGGATTAAGAACGAAcaactacaaaaacaaaatatgaacgTGTCAAGGCAGCGCTAGAAAGACGAATTTTATATGGCCACTTCTGCCAAACCCTTcacagtaaaatatttttggcaCTCGTAATATCCAATTAATTGGTCTTCTACGCGATATAAACGTGAAGTCTGATATTGTATCTTAATTTATACTGTAACAAGTATATTTTATTTCGTTTGTTTCACATTTCTGACACGCTATTGCCTTTATTGTAATTTAACAAGCGGAAGTGCAACACCTTTTTGACGGTGATCATTTTAGCTATTGTGGCTGAGATTGTGGATGCTGTCCCCTGGTGTCGGTTCAGTTCGTCTACGCCCGTTTCTGCTCATCGTCCCGGGCAGAAGCAGCACCGTGTGAAGCCCGACCGAAACCCCCCAGTGGAGGAGAAACCATGGCCGCCCCCGCTCTCTCCAGTCGGGCCAGCTCTGCGGGAAGCCTCGGGAATAGCCCCACCATGGCCGCCACCGGCGCCGGCAGGTTGCCCCACGGCGGTGGCGCCGGGCCCGAATTGGACTTCAGGTCGGCGGCCCGCATGGAGGACCTGAACCGCCTCATCCAGGAGTTCAGCAAGCACGATCAACGCGAGTACGACGACCAGCGAGCTCTGGAGATCCACACGGCTAAGGATTTCATCTTCTCCATGCTGGGTGGGGTACACACAAACGCATCACACAGTACGGGAACAGACAAAAATACGCCACAAAAACCAGgggttcccccccaaaaaacttgcaAAACTGCTggtaaaaatgcaatttattaaCAATACTTCACCTTCACGGCTTGAACAAAAGACACTGTACACACAAAATACCTGATATTTTCTTCCTCTGCTCACTTTGGCCCCAAAGGAAGGAAAGTGTGTTTTCCAGGTTCagccaaaagaaaaacaactaccACAGAAATGAAATTTAACATCATAAAAAAACGCTGAAAGgggaatatttagattttttttaatctataaatgaattaaaagaactggattaaaaggcctgaatattcagtttttatagatctaaaacaatgttagtttagctttttatatatatttttagattttacaaaatgatttttgaactaaaaacacaggaagaaatgattaaaaaaatgcagttattgatttaaaaggggggaaataaggaaatataatgtacatctatactcttcattttaatttgatcctaaaacagaaagtcggcactcatgatttgctttctcgggccacacaaaatgatgcggcgggccagatttggcccccaggccgccactttgatacctgTGTTATAATCCCTTTGTCGGAAGCACTTTTCTGAAGTCCACAATGGCTTCCAGGAATGGTTCAGAAGCTGGACCAGAAGCTCCCAGTGGCCAACGAGTACCTCCTCCTGTCGGGCGGCGTACGGGAGGGCGTGGTGGACATGGACCCGGACGAGCTGAGCGCCTACGCCCGAGGAGCCGACTACGACATGGACTTCACGCTGCTGGTGCCGGCGCTCAAGCTGCACGACCGCAACCAGCCGGTCACCTTGGACATGAGGCACTCGGCGTTGGGGCACTCGTGGCTCAGCCTACGTCTCTTCGACGAGGGCACCATCAGCAAGTGGAAGGATTGCTGCACGGTGGTGGAGCACATCAGCGGGGCGGCCAACTTCTTCTTCTCGCCCACGCTGGTGGCCGACTGGTTCTACCAGGCGGTCTCGCTGGTGCTGCTGGAGGTCTGTGGCCTCTTTTACTGTTAATCAGGCGTGGGTTCTGGGGTTTGAGGTTTCAAACCCGGGTCCaggccttcctgtgtgaagtttgcatgttctccctgggcttgcgtgggttttctccgggtactccggtttcctcccacatcccaaaaacatgtatgctaggctagcgGGTTGAACACTtgaactattacgaggttaaaatcaatacggtaatccctcgattatcacaacTTCACCTATCGCATATTCACGATttagcgatttttttttctgctattaattattatttttttttttaagttcataaaaatgtgaaaacccacgctgaaacgcgtaagcagaagccactcttgctactaggactcatcactgaagaataaaaaaatagggatgactttttgcgatttttcaattatctggtctacattaaccgcgatattcaagggattaccgAATATGACGAACATTAAAGCATAGAAATTCCGACTAGATATGTTGGTACTATTACGAGATGCTAACGgtaaaacagtcattttgtggcTTCAGGTGAACCGAAAATAGTTTGACTTTTGTCGACGTTATGTCTGCGTGAGCACAAAACCGGTCTTCTCGAAATGTTAGGATATTAGAAGTCCAAACAAGTCGTGGTGAAGAAAAGTCACCTGCTGTTCCTCCTCCCCCACCCAGGTGCAGAAGAAGCCCCAACGGGGCGTCCCCCGCGTGGAGAAGGTGGAGCGCAACGGCACGGTGGTGTCGGTGATCCTGGGCGTGGGCAGCAGCCGCATGCTCTACGACGTGGTTCCCGTGGTGTCCTTCAAGGGCTGGCCGGCCGTGGCCCAGAGCTGGCTGATGGAGAACCACTTCTGGGACGGCAAGATCACCGAGGAGGAGGTGATCAGCGGCTTCTACCTGCTCCCCGCCTGCTCGCACAAGGGCCGGCGGGAGAACGAGTGGCGCCTGTCCTTCGCCCGTAGCGAGGTGCAGCTGAAGAAGTGCATCTCGCCGGGCTTGACGCAGGCCTACCAGGCCTGCAAGGCCATCATCGTCAAGCTGCTGTCGCGGCCCAAGGCGCTCAGCCCTTACCACCTCCGCAGCGTCATGCTGTGGGCCTGCGACCGGCTGCCGGCGGGCTACCTGGCGCGGGACGACCTCTCCGCCCACTTCCTGCTGGGCCTGGTGGACGACCTGCAGCACTGCCTGGTCAACAAGACCTGCCCCAACTACTTCATCCCGCAGTGCAACATGCTGGAGAACCTGTCGGACGACGGCGCCGTGCTGCACGCCCGGAAGTTGTCGTCGGTGCGCTCCGACCCGGCCGAGCACCTGCGCACCGCCATCGAGCACGCCAAGGCCGCCAATAGGCTGACGGTGGAGCTGCAgtggcgcggcggcggcggtgccgGCGCGGGCGGGGTGGGCGGCGCCAACCCGCCCTCGCCGCAGTCGGACGCCGGCGGGGAGAACCAGCCCGACGACCGGCTGGCCAAGAAGCTCCAGCAGCTGGTGACGGAGAACCCCGGGAAGTCCATCTCGGTCTTCATCAACCCGGACGACGTCACCAGGCCGCATTTCCGCATCGACGACAAGTTCTTCTGAaggtccttttttttgtttttgattttttaattcttaatctttctcctcctcctccaggccGTCCATGGCGCCTTTTGTTCTCTCGCGTTCTCCTTTCTCACTGTGTTCTTACCTACTGGCGGCCTTCAGACTGACTGACATCCGGAAAGCCATTCGGAGGAATTCCCCCAGCCGGAGAAATCCACCCGGATGTCCGTTTTAACTCATTTTCCCTAAAAGTCACCCGACAAAATCCCCTTCCGTCGACCCATGTGGACGAATGTCATTGTGGAGGAATCTTTTCTGAGCAGTGCTTCTCAAATTCTGCTAGCAACTACCAGCAGGGGTAAAagggctccctctagtggtagGCAAAGCTCATTGTACATTTTAAAACGATAAAGCGCATAGATTTAGGTCCAGTTTCAGAGTTTTCCACCAAATAGGTTAACATTTGACGCTTTATAACAGTTTCATTTCTGAtatttagggcaggggtgttaAACGGTGGGTCCGTGGCCCAGATTCGTGTCAACTGGATCTCGTGCGGGCCAAAAAAATTCACTTTCTTagttacaggtcacttcctgtaaattttggatcattcccAGTCTGCTTCATGTCTGTTGCTTGCGTTCTGTTGACTTTTGGGCATTTACTGGTTACCTTTTAAGCCATTTTATGGTTACCTGGtaactttttaaatttaagttgACCGCAAGGCTTGAAAGAAGGAATGCGACTGCGGATAGGaaagtaaaaatgacaaaataaaacgtTGACATTCATTTTTGAGAAGCACTGTTCTACAGAAACCCACCGGGAACCGCCCACTTAAAGAAACTGACGCCAAAAGTGAACGCACCAATCTTAACGAACTTTCTGAGTGTTCACCGTTAACGAGCGGCCACGTTTTACCAAGCGTGGCGGCAACACACCGCCGATTTTCACAAAAACACTACGGCAACACCGACAACACGAAAAAAAGGTACTTACGGAAAAGATGTCAACacttttgacacattttttcctcacaatcgatggtattttttttgctttgcttcACAACGTGCACCTAAAAAATGTCTAAGTAGGAATTTGTCTTACTTTTTCGATGGAGAAAACGATTTGTTAAAGTCATCCTGCTGGTTTTGAAAGCTTGGTCTCGTTTCGATGGTGGCAAgctgaatgtttatttttaaaatatcaaaGTGTGAATGTGATCTCGAATGCCACGTTTTCAACTCGCATG of the Stigmatopora argus isolate UIUO_Sarg chromosome 10, RoL_Sarg_1.0, whole genome shotgun sequence genome contains:
- the parlb gene encoding presenilin-associated rhomboid-like protein, mitochondrial; protein product: MNSLSNMAAWGNYAVLFSRTGADVLRVARGGSRWTQSLQQRSGFRKVARKPESKKVEDELVHLDSSEVASHRRTSPPPSSGSPRAFGRLVRPLLFTVGFTGCSFGSAAIWQYESLKSRVQSYFDELRADWLERVRPQKRGDVRKEVNHWWNTLSEGQRTVTGKQSGRPVILSFHFLISATFVPPAAILAVNAVVFCCWRVPRLQRAMFKYFTADPASKTLCAPMILSTFSHVSFFHMAANMYVLWSFSTSAVSMLGREQFVAVYLSAGVISTFFSYVSKMATGRFGPSLGASGAIMTILAAVCTKIPEAKLAIIFLPMFTFSAAHALKAIIAMDTAGLVLGWRYFDHAAHLGGALFGVWYILFGHELIWKNREPFVKYWHELRTGRGGGNGGEPGASA
- the LOC144083969 gene encoding nucleotidyltransferase MB21D2 — translated: MAAPALSSRASSAGSLGNSPTMAATGAGRLPHGGGAGPELDFRSAARMEDLNRLIQEFSKHDQREYDDQRALEIHTAKDFIFSMLGMVQKLDQKLPVANEYLLLSGGVREGVVDMDPDELSAYARGADYDMDFTLLVPALKLHDRNQPVTLDMRHSALGHSWLSLRLFDEGTISKWKDCCTVVEHISGAANFFFSPTLVADWFYQAVSLVLLEVQKKPQRGVPRVEKVERNGTVVSVILGVGSSRMLYDVVPVVSFKGWPAVAQSWLMENHFWDGKITEEEVISGFYLLPACSHKGRRENEWRLSFARSEVQLKKCISPGLTQAYQACKAIIVKLLSRPKALSPYHLRSVMLWACDRLPAGYLARDDLSAHFLLGLVDDLQHCLVNKTCPNYFIPQCNMLENLSDDGAVLHARKLSSVRSDPAEHLRTAIEHAKAANRLTVELQWRGGGGAGAGGVGGANPPSPQSDAGGENQPDDRLAKKLQQLVTENPGKSISVFINPDDVTRPHFRIDDKFF